In Caldicellulosiruptor obsidiansis OB47, a single window of DNA contains:
- the csx2 gene encoding TIGR02221 family CRISPR-associated protein → MSKNKTVNILISVIGKGRLKKDQTVGYEQTEYVFNPDKSKKYIATRTAFFGIALYEYLNEVENMQIDKFILIGTDQSAWSELYQILPHDVQNSEDITAMCLKVYEEEKKGIQDNTLSAWQNTLTKYVPQLKFYKIKPLELGRGIDILLEELDKDGEYNVIFDMTHAFRNIPVVFSYGIMLLKYLRKINSIRIFYGAHDMRDYFSGIEDGQSPVIEIPFIDKLVRLIESMATFQNSGYFVPLLEQIGLGDREKTYFKLEMNRQPRREIEEIIKGLEDKQKMVDHSFEKEIVEIMYKEFSEMNRQEKLFQRMYKRSQFFYERRQYLKALILLYEAIIVLFADVYKIKDNMGYDAREEARKKLKLEMKNVVFKSDSNKLIKEQDEARTIEELEYLRNAAVHGSSPRGNQNYLENVEEFKLLLNSAMNLFEKMLKRRSEN, encoded by the coding sequence TTGAGTAAAAATAAAACCGTAAATATTCTAATTTCAGTTATAGGCAAAGGTCGGTTAAAAAAAGACCAAACAGTGGGGTATGAACAAACTGAGTATGTTTTCAATCCTGACAAGAGTAAAAAGTACATAGCCACAAGAACAGCTTTTTTTGGAATTGCACTTTACGAATATCTTAATGAAGTAGAGAATATGCAAATTGACAAGTTTATCTTGATTGGTACTGACCAGTCAGCATGGTCAGAGCTTTACCAGATATTACCTCATGATGTACAAAACTCAGAAGATATAACTGCGATGTGCTTAAAAGTATATGAAGAAGAAAAGAAAGGTATTCAAGACAATACACTTTCAGCATGGCAGAATACTTTAACAAAGTACGTACCACAGCTGAAGTTTTACAAAATAAAGCCGCTTGAGCTTGGCAGAGGTATTGATATACTTTTAGAAGAGCTTGATAAAGATGGTGAGTACAACGTAATCTTTGATATGACGCATGCATTTAGGAACATTCCTGTAGTTTTTTCATATGGTATAATGCTTTTGAAGTATTTGAGAAAGATAAACAGCATAAGAATATTCTATGGTGCACATGATATGCGAGACTATTTTTCAGGGATTGAGGATGGGCAATCTCCAGTTATTGAGATACCTTTCATTGACAAGCTTGTCAGATTAATAGAATCTATGGCGACATTCCAAAACTCAGGTTATTTTGTACCGCTGCTTGAGCAAATAGGTCTTGGCGACAGAGAAAAGACTTATTTCAAGCTTGAGATGAACCGCCAGCCGCGAAGAGAAATTGAAGAGATAATAAAAGGACTTGAAGACAAACAAAAAATGGTTGATCATTCTTTTGAAAAAGAAATAGTTGAGATAATGTACAAAGAGTTTTCTGAGATGAACAGACAGGAAAAACTTTTTCAGAGGATGTACAAAAGGTCGCAGTTTTTCTATGAAAGAAGGCAATATCTTAAAGCCTTGATTCTTCTTTATGAAGCAATAATTGTACTTTTTGCAGATGTGTATAAGATAAAAGATAATATGGGTTATGATGCACGCGAGGAAGCAAGGAAAAAACTAAAATTGGAAATGAAAAATGTTGTATTTAAATCAGATTCAAACAAACTAATCAAAGAACAAGACGAGGCAAGAACAATTGAAGAATTGGAATATCTAAGGAATGCTGCAGTGCATGGTTCATCACCACGCGGCAATCAGAACTACTTAGAAAATGTGGAGGAATTCAAATTATTATTAAATTCAGCAATGAATTTATTTGAAAAGATGTTGAAAAGGAGAAGTGAGAATTAA